A region of Heteronotia binoei isolate CCM8104 ecotype False Entrance Well chromosome 2, APGP_CSIRO_Hbin_v1, whole genome shotgun sequence DNA encodes the following proteins:
- the YIPF1 gene encoding protein YIPF1, giving the protein MATVDDLKFPEFDDAANLLAANPDAVTIRIDEPSENPKKKHGHRLDSGREEDDELLGTDDSDKTELLAGQKKSAPFWTFEYYQTFFDVDTYQVLDRIKGSVFPVPGKNFVRLYIRSNPDLYGPFWICATLVFAIAISGNLSKFFIRLGDPSYPYVPEFRKVSIAATAIYAYAWLVPLALWGFLMWRNNKVMNIVSYSFLEIVCVYGYSLFIYIPAAILWIIPLKAVRWVLVIFALCLSGSVLAMTFWPAVRDDNRRIAVATIVTVVLLHALLAVGCLAYFFDDPEVAVSSFTTVLPHNLTGVTKSQ; this is encoded by the exons ATGGCAACCGTGGATGACCTTAAGTTTCCAG AATTTGATGATGCAGCCAACTTGTTGGCAGCAAATCCAGATGCTGTCACAATAAGAATTGATGAGCCTAGTGAGAACCCAAAGAAGAAGCATGGACATCGGCTAGACTCTGGGAGAGAGGAGGATGACGAACTGCTGGGGACAGATGATTCTGATAAAACTGAG TTGCTTGCTGGGCAGAAGAAAAGTGCCCCCTTCTGGACCTTTGAGTATTACCAAACATTTTTTGATGTGGATACATATCAG GTCCTGGACAGAATCAAAGGTTCTGTTTTTCCAGTACCAGGGAAGAACTTTGTAAGACTGTACATACGAAGTAATCCTGACCTTTATG GTCCCTTTTGGATATGTGCAACATTAGTCTTTGCCATTGCTATCAGTGGGAACCTTTCAAAATTCTTCATCCGTCTTGGTGACCCTTCTTACCCTTATGTGCCTGAATTCAGAAAAG TGTCCATAGCTGCAACAGCAATCTATGCCTATGCATGGCTGGTTCCTCTGGCGCTCTGGGGATTCCTTATGTGGAGAAATAACAAAGTTATGAACATTGTCTCCTACTCATTTCTTGAGATTGTGTGTGTTTATGGCTATTCGCTCTTCATTTATATTCCAGCTGCG ATTTTGTGGATCATTCCATTGAAAGCTGTCCGATGGGTTTTGGTCATATTTGCTCTGTGTCTTTCAGGATCAGTTTTAGCAATGACATTTTGGCCTGCTGTTAGAGATGATAATCGAAGGATTGCAGTGGCTACAATTGTGACAGTTGTACTTCTGCATGCTTTGCTTGCTGTTGGTTGCTTG GCATACTTCTTTGATGACCCAGAAGTAGCTGTTTCCTCATTTACTACTGTACTTCCACATAATTTAACAGGTGTGACAAAATCTCAGTAA